The Humulus lupulus chromosome 4, drHumLupu1.1, whole genome shotgun sequence genome has a window encoding:
- the LOC133830421 gene encoding pentatricopeptide repeat-containing protein At1g74850, chloroplastic, giving the protein MHKLFQIAEMTLAPSVSIPSASPLPTTVAKLNGKSHHQVSFLTKSLDLFEHKRFFSGHRSFLSSGDRRLFPARAKPKEVVLGNPTVTVEKGKYSYDVETLINKLSSLPPRGSIARCLDMFKNKLSLNDFALVFKEFAARGDWQRSLRLFKYMQRQIWCKPNEHIYTIMISLLGREGLLDKATEVFDEMPGQGVVRSVFSYTALINAYGRNGQYETSLQLLERMKNDKVSPNILTYNTVINACARGGLDWEGLLGLFAEMRHEGIQPDLVTYNTLLNACASRGLGDEAEMVFRTMNEGGIVPDITTYTCLVETFRNLNKLEKVSELLKEMESEGNLPDITSYNVLLQAYSQSDSIKEAVGVFRQMQVAGCMPNANTYSILLNLYGKQGRYEDVRELFLEMKVSNTEPDAATYNILIQVFGEGGYLKEVVTLFHDMVEENVEPNMETYEGLITACGKGGLHEDAKIILNHMNEKGIVPSTKAYTGIIEAYGQAALYEESIVAFNTMNELGSKPSVETYNTLVHAFARGGLYKESEAIFMRMGESGVARNVDTFNGLIESFRQGGQFEEAVKAYVEMGKTRCEPDERTLEALLSVYCFAGLVDESVEHFEEIKASGIFPSVMCYCMMLAVYAKCDRWDDAFKLLDEMLKNRESNIHQVIGQMIKGDYDDGSNWQMVEYVFDKLNSEGCGLGIRFYNTLLEALWWMGQKERAARVLNEATKRGLFPELFRKNKLVWSIDVHRLWEGSACAALSVWLNDINEMFLNGKDLPHVATVVVVRGKMEESPSAQESPIAKAAYTFLQENMFSSFGFPGWNKGRIVCQRPQLKQTLSSIELSSNGSKNHKLITLSNAFPLPGTRTSTRSNVKRHQHDNANSDAAIGTRAELLTITV; this is encoded by the exons ATGCATAAACTCTT CCAAATAGCGGAGATGACCCTCGCACCTTCAGTATCCATTCCCAGCGCTTCACCTCTCCCCACCACAGTCGCCAAGCTAAACGGTAAGTCTCATCACCAGGTATCGTTTCTCACTAAGTCGCTCGATTTGTTTGAACACAAGAGATTCTTTTCTGGTCATCGGAGTTTTCTCTCTTCCGGTGACCGGAGGTTATTTCCGGCAAGGGCGAAGCCGAAAGAAGTCGTTCTTGGCAACCCGACTGTGACGGTAGAGAAGGGAAAGTACAGCTATGACGTCGAAACCCTAATCAACAAGCTCAGTAGCCTTCCTCCTCGAGGTAGCATAGCTAGGTGTCTTGACATGTTCAAGAACAAGCTTTCGCTTAACGACTTTGCTTTGGTCTTCAAGGAGTTTGCAGCGCGCGGTGACTGGCAGAGATCGCTTAGGCTCTTCAAGTATATGCAGCGACAGATATGGTGTAAGCCAAACGAGCATATATACACCATCATGATCAGTTTGCTAGGTCGAGAAGGTTTGCTGGATAAGGCAACTGAGGTGTTCGACGAAATGCCAGGCCAGGGCGTGGTTCGTAGCGTCTTCTCCTACACGGCTTTGATCAATGCCTATGGCCGAAATGGACAATATGAAACCTCGCTTCAGCTTCTTGAGAGAATGAAAAACGATAAGGTGTCGCCTAATATATTGACTTATAATACTGTTATTAATGCTTGTGCTAGGGGAGGTTTGGATTGGGAAGGATTATTAGGGCTATTTGCAGAGATGAGGCATGAAGGAATACAGCCTGACCTTGTTACTTATAACACTTTACTTAATGCCTGTGCTAGTAGAGGTTTAGGTGATGAGGCTGAGATGGTGTTTAGGACTATGAATGAGGGTGGAATAGTTCCTGACATAACCACATATACTTGTCTTGTTGAGACTTTTCGGAATTTAAACAAGCTTGAGAAGGTTTCTGAGCTGCTCAAGGAGATGGAGTCTGAAGGGAATTTGCCAGATATAACCTCATATAATGTGTTATTACAGGCCTATTCGCAATCCGATTCCATAAAGGAGGCAGTGGGTGTTTTTAGACAGATGCAAGTGGCAGGCTGTATGCCGAATGCTAACACTTATAGTATTTTGTTGAATTTGTATGGAAAGCAAGGGAGGTATGAGGATGTTCGGGAACTTTTTCTTGAAATGAAAGTTAGCAATACAGAGCCAGATGCAGCTACTTATAACATTCTCATTCAGGTGTTTGGTGAAGGTGGGTACCTTAAGGAGGTGGTGACTTTGTTTCATGATATGGTGGAAGAGAATGTCGAACCAAATATGGAGACGTATGAGGGATTAATAACTGCTTGTGGAAAAGGGGGGCTTCATGAGGACgccaaaataattttaaatcacatGAATGAGAAAGGAATAGTGCCTAGTACCAAAGCTTATACAGGGATCATTGAAGCATATGGGCAAGCTGCATTGTATGAAGAATCTATTGTTGCATTCAACACAATGAATGAATTGGGAAGTAAGCCATCAGTTGAAACTTACAACACACTAGTTCATGCTTTTGCACGAGGCGGCCTGTACAAGGAGTCTGAAGCAATTTTTATGAGAATGGGTGAATCTGGAGTTGCAAGGAATGTCGATACATTCAATGGCCTTATTGAATCTTTTAGGCAAGGGGGTCAGTTTGAAGAAGCAGTAAAGGCATATGTTGAGATGGGAAAGACAAGATGCGAGCCTGATGAACGGACTCTCGAGGCACTTTTAAGTGTTTACTGCTTTGCAGGTCTTGTTGATGAGAGTGTGGAGCACTTTGAAGAGATAAAAGCTTCAGGAATATTTCCCAGTGTCATGTGCTATTGCATGATGCTTGCTGTATACGCGAAATGTGACAG GTGGGATGATGCATTTAAGTTACTGGATGAGATGCTCAAGAATAGAGAATCAAATATTCATCAAGTGATCGGACAAATGATTAAGGGAGATTATGATGATGGTTCTAACTGGCAGATGGTAGAGTATGTCTTTGACAAACTCAACTCAGAAGGATGTGGGCTTGGAATAAGGTTCTATAATACACTTCTAGAAGCTCTTTGGTGGATGGGTCAGAAAGAACGAGCTGCACGAGTGCTCAATGAAGCAACAAAAAGGGGACTGTTTCCTGAACTTTTCCGTAAAAACAAACTTGTATGGTCTATTGATGTGCACAG GTTGTGGGAAGGCAGTGCCTGTGCAGCACTTTCAGTTTGGCTAAATGATATTAATGAAATGTTCCTGAATGGGAAGGATCTTCCTCATGTCGCAACTGTTGTTGTAGT ACGGGGGAAGATGGAGGAAAGCCCAAGTGCACAAGAATCGCCGATTGCAAAGGCTGCCTATACCTTTTTGCAGGAAAATATGTTCTCGTCCTTCGGTTTTCCAGGATGGAACAAGGGTAGAATTGTCTGCCAGCGGCCTCAGCTTAAACAAACACTCTCAAGCATAGAATTATCATCAAACGGGTCCAAGAACCATAAACTAATCACTTTGAGTAATGCTTTCCCTCTTCCTGGAACAAGAACATCTACCAGAAGTAATGTTAAGAGGCATCAGCATGATAATGCCAATTCTGATGCAGCAATAGGTACAAGAGCAGAGCTTTTGACAATCACAGTTTAA
- the LOC133830422 gene encoding uncharacterized protein LOC133830422 isoform X1 produces MGDSESQKLTALKRAYADIILNTAKEAAGRILASERKALRYERELLTTKEEALQMLLRLKGTLDSKIIEADKASLSQQRKIDELEAQLQEAEDIVRDLREELSEVQAELEKTKKNQAPAMDERNLGGITHDNGVSSRNNQARSLIEQNLEGDTTTHEKGLYIPNSIVSQPNSQLEPATNSGTSEMLNGRFEGICYRTDDSHMDHCYNDNPNFSSLAMRRKEPELYKNGCTQRIRASERNMLDGYLSVSKLNDDAKDGTFIGRDEESKRIHVMCTSKNETDAAQENQYEPKVTQIDYSHVLKVPHKSIRNKRKRAARYEKTKVLQCKNLLHHQGEENVQKVCPTLDDENQLVNSCEKMTGKVLKEILSAPSPKLRTEMSTQSGCAKATESLVEFVKPCSLQRVTNEDKVAINKSNLTREESLLAKFEVPACKIDLKKDNESEGKLDAKVSDLDDGVASPPLSSRFLKYTFQRKRKRDALSSPEQNSSLKQNTAEKQNGSSEPENSSLVTESPRDSRRLAQVARQLISLSEKKWW; encoded by the exons ATGGGCGATTCCGAG TCCCAGAAATTGACGGCTTTGAAGAGGGCATATGCTGATATAATCCTCAACACGGCGAAAGAGGCTGCTGGGCGTATTTTGGCGTCTGAGAGAAAAGCTCTTCGGTATGAGAGGGAGCTCTTAACGACTAAAGAAGAGGCGCTTCAGATGCTTCTTAGGCTTAAAGGGACATTAGATTCTAAG ATCATCGAAGCAGATAAAGCATCTCTGAGTCAGCAGAGAAAGATTGATGAGCTCGAAGCTCAATTGCAGGAAGCTGAGGACATAGTGAGAGATCTCAGAGAAGAGTTGAGTGAAGTGCAGGCAGAATTGGAGAAGACAAAGAAAAACCAAGCACCAGCTATGGATGAGCGAAATTTAGGCGGAATTACACATGATAATGGAGTTTCTTCAAGAAATAACCAAGCACGGTCTTTGATAGAGCAAAATCTAGAGGGTGACACTACTACACACGAAAAAGGACTGTACATCCCTAATTCTATTGTTTCTCAGCCTAATTCACAACTAGAACCAGCCACAAATTCTGGCACAAGCGAAATGTTGAATGGAAGATTTGAAGGCATATGTTACAGGACAGATGATTCTCACATGGATCATTGCTACAATGATAACCCCAATTTTTCCTCCTTAGCGATGAGAAGGAAAGAGCCTGAGCTGTACAAAAACGGGTGTACTCAGAGAATTCGTGCTTCTGAAAGAAATATGTTGGATGGATATTTATCTGTTTCCAAACTAAATGATGATGCAAAAGATGGAACATTCATTGGAAGAGATGAGGAAAGCAAAAGGATACATGTAATGTGTACCTCAAAGAATGAAACTGATGCGGCACAGGAAAACCAATATGAACCCAAAGTGACCCAAATAGATTATAGTCATGTCCTAAAAGTACCCCACAAGTCGATTCGGAATAAGAGGAAAAGAGCAGCTAGATATGAAAAAACTAAAGTTCTTCAATGCAAAAATCTTCTCCATCATCAAGGTGAGGAAAATGTTCAAAAAGTGTGTCCTACACTTGATGATGAAAATCAGTTGGTTAATTCTTGTGAGAAAATGACAGGGAAAGTTCTTAAAGAGATACTTTCAGCTCCATCCCCAAAATTAAGAACTGAAATGAGTACACAGTCAGGATGTGCAAAAGCTACAGAAAGTCTTGTGGAGTTTGTTAAACCCTGTAGTCTTCAGAGGGTAACTAATGAAGATAAGGTGGCAATTAACAAATCAAACTTGACCAGAGAGGAAAGTTTATTAGCGAAATTTGAGGTTCCAGCTTGCAAAATAGATCTTAAGAAAGATAATGAATCAGAAGGTAAATTGGATGCTAAAGTATCTGACTTAGATGATGGCGTGGCAAGTCCACCTCTAAGTAGTAGGTTTCTCAAGTATACATTTCAAAGAAAGCGGAAGAGAGATGCTTTAAGCAGTCCTGAACAAAATAGTTCTTTGAAACAAAACACAGCTGAGAAACAGAATGGTTCTTCAGAGCCAGAAAACTCTAGCTTGGTAACTGAATCACCTCGGGACAGTCGACGACTGGCACAAGTTGCTCGTCAG CTTATTTCTTTGTCAGAGAAGAAGTGGTGGTAA
- the LOC133830422 gene encoding uncharacterized protein LOC133830422 isoform X2, with the protein MGDSEKLTALKRAYADIILNTAKEAAGRILASERKALRYERELLTTKEEALQMLLRLKGTLDSKIIEADKASLSQQRKIDELEAQLQEAEDIVRDLREELSEVQAELEKTKKNQAPAMDERNLGGITHDNGVSSRNNQARSLIEQNLEGDTTTHEKGLYIPNSIVSQPNSQLEPATNSGTSEMLNGRFEGICYRTDDSHMDHCYNDNPNFSSLAMRRKEPELYKNGCTQRIRASERNMLDGYLSVSKLNDDAKDGTFIGRDEESKRIHVMCTSKNETDAAQENQYEPKVTQIDYSHVLKVPHKSIRNKRKRAARYEKTKVLQCKNLLHHQGEENVQKVCPTLDDENQLVNSCEKMTGKVLKEILSAPSPKLRTEMSTQSGCAKATESLVEFVKPCSLQRVTNEDKVAINKSNLTREESLLAKFEVPACKIDLKKDNESEGKLDAKVSDLDDGVASPPLSSRFLKYTFQRKRKRDALSSPEQNSSLKQNTAEKQNGSSEPENSSLVTESPRDSRRLAQVARQLISLSEKKWW; encoded by the exons ATGGGCGATTCCGAG AAATTGACGGCTTTGAAGAGGGCATATGCTGATATAATCCTCAACACGGCGAAAGAGGCTGCTGGGCGTATTTTGGCGTCTGAGAGAAAAGCTCTTCGGTATGAGAGGGAGCTCTTAACGACTAAAGAAGAGGCGCTTCAGATGCTTCTTAGGCTTAAAGGGACATTAGATTCTAAG ATCATCGAAGCAGATAAAGCATCTCTGAGTCAGCAGAGAAAGATTGATGAGCTCGAAGCTCAATTGCAGGAAGCTGAGGACATAGTGAGAGATCTCAGAGAAGAGTTGAGTGAAGTGCAGGCAGAATTGGAGAAGACAAAGAAAAACCAAGCACCAGCTATGGATGAGCGAAATTTAGGCGGAATTACACATGATAATGGAGTTTCTTCAAGAAATAACCAAGCACGGTCTTTGATAGAGCAAAATCTAGAGGGTGACACTACTACACACGAAAAAGGACTGTACATCCCTAATTCTATTGTTTCTCAGCCTAATTCACAACTAGAACCAGCCACAAATTCTGGCACAAGCGAAATGTTGAATGGAAGATTTGAAGGCATATGTTACAGGACAGATGATTCTCACATGGATCATTGCTACAATGATAACCCCAATTTTTCCTCCTTAGCGATGAGAAGGAAAGAGCCTGAGCTGTACAAAAACGGGTGTACTCAGAGAATTCGTGCTTCTGAAAGAAATATGTTGGATGGATATTTATCTGTTTCCAAACTAAATGATGATGCAAAAGATGGAACATTCATTGGAAGAGATGAGGAAAGCAAAAGGATACATGTAATGTGTACCTCAAAGAATGAAACTGATGCGGCACAGGAAAACCAATATGAACCCAAAGTGACCCAAATAGATTATAGTCATGTCCTAAAAGTACCCCACAAGTCGATTCGGAATAAGAGGAAAAGAGCAGCTAGATATGAAAAAACTAAAGTTCTTCAATGCAAAAATCTTCTCCATCATCAAGGTGAGGAAAATGTTCAAAAAGTGTGTCCTACACTTGATGATGAAAATCAGTTGGTTAATTCTTGTGAGAAAATGACAGGGAAAGTTCTTAAAGAGATACTTTCAGCTCCATCCCCAAAATTAAGAACTGAAATGAGTACACAGTCAGGATGTGCAAAAGCTACAGAAAGTCTTGTGGAGTTTGTTAAACCCTGTAGTCTTCAGAGGGTAACTAATGAAGATAAGGTGGCAATTAACAAATCAAACTTGACCAGAGAGGAAAGTTTATTAGCGAAATTTGAGGTTCCAGCTTGCAAAATAGATCTTAAGAAAGATAATGAATCAGAAGGTAAATTGGATGCTAAAGTATCTGACTTAGATGATGGCGTGGCAAGTCCACCTCTAAGTAGTAGGTTTCTCAAGTATACATTTCAAAGAAAGCGGAAGAGAGATGCTTTAAGCAGTCCTGAACAAAATAGTTCTTTGAAACAAAACACAGCTGAGAAACAGAATGGTTCTTCAGAGCCAGAAAACTCTAGCTTGGTAACTGAATCACCTCGGGACAGTCGACGACTGGCACAAGTTGCTCGTCAG CTTATTTCTTTGTCAGAGAAGAAGTGGTGGTAA